The following is a genomic window from Malus sylvestris chromosome 12, drMalSylv7.2, whole genome shotgun sequence.
TATAAATTAAAATGCATATACATATTAGATACAGACTGATAGATACCTGTCTAGCTTTATCTGCACTTGAAAAATCCTTCCATAAGTCCTGCAATACCAATTAATACGGGAAATGCAATCAGACCCaacactaaaaataaataacagaAGCACCGATGTAAACCCGAACTcaaaaattagattttttttttttttttttttttacattttgctTCATTCTTCTCAAAAACAAGACAGATAACACATGCATAAACACACATTTACGCCCGCAATTACCTCAACTTTGGAGAGCTTCCCTTCATCCAACACTTTAAATAAGGCAAAACCCGCCGGAGTTTCGAACAGCACGAGCATTTTTCCGACTCCTCAAAACACACCTACACCGAAATATAAAAAAACCAGAATCATCCGTCAGATCAATCACTTCTTATAATCTCACACCAACTCCAATAGCagtgaaaagaaaaacccaCAAAAATTTCCTACCAATACACCCAAAAATCCAAACAACCCCAAAATCTTATGCAAAACCCACATCACTGAtaaattttcaaacttcaaaaTCCATACTTTTCACAAGAACAAACCAAGCACACACCAATATCTACATGCATATATGTGTTTGTTGTGCGTGTGTAGATAGagggagaaagggagagagagggagagagagagagagagagtaaaatcTTAAAGTCATACCTTTTCCTGTGTTGAGCTGCGTCGGAGAGAGGAAGAAGGGGAGGGACGAAGCAGAGAAGTGAGGGTCTAGGGTTTTAAAGGAGACGACTTGTGTAGAGAAAAAAGTTGTATATTTATACAGTGGTTTCTATAGGTTAACTGACAAAGATGCGCGAGGTGTTTGTGAGAGACACCTGTCGCCGACGGGGGTACTTTAGGGGTTTCAGGTATCTTCTGTGGGCATATTTGTCCAAATAGTCGAAGTACTTCGTTACGTGGCAAGCATACAAGCCGGGTGCAGAACTGTTTGGTGTAGTTACATAACACTTGAtacattagggttttttgggggTTTTACACCTGTGCTCAGTCTCTTGTAGATGTAGGGttgaaattggattgaaaattcTGGGCCGGCCTTTGAAAGGAGAAATTCTAATTTCTGAAGGCTGTCGAGTTTATCGTTATTGTAGCATTCCAAATGCCACAAAGTCATGTGTGCATATAACCTTGGATTAGTGGTCCTTTATGTTACAATAGCGATAAATTCGTTCCACGTAAGTCTTTATTGTTTTTCAGTTTCACCACACATATGTTGTGTCTTCGACTCACAAACACACAGTTTGTTCACCTAAACTGAAAAATTTATCCTTTGATCGGAATTTTGTGGGCTGcacgtttttttttctctgttaccaaagtcatccacgagattcgaacctataATATCTCACTCACAAGTGATGGAAAATTTTACTAGACTATAATAataagtaggggtgggttcaaaaaatcgaaaaccaaaaaaaaaaaaatcggacaACATTAAATTGAAACCgaaaaaccaaaaactgaaagaaaaaataaccgaaaaccgaaaaaaaatcgaaccCAAAAAAAATGGAACTGAACCTTATTGGTTCGATTTTTGTTTTGGAGGTTTGGAAACCGATCCGAACCGAACAAAACCCCTTTACACTTTATGAATGTATGTCCATGATGTTTTTTTGTGAAACTTTGTTGCCAAGTTTGAAACTAACCTAAGGCTTTTTCAAGGAGCATACTTGGTTCAAGTAAGGAGGATATTTCATTGGTTATAGTGGGAAGTTTTTGGAAGACTTTGGAACTTGGAATAACTTCTCTATTCGTTTGCTTTTTGAATGGATACggtgatcattttttttttttttgcaattgaaGCTGTTGATAGAATATGATTAGTTTATATAATCTTGTATATATACAAACTACCTTCCCACTTTCCACCTTCcccattttcttattattagtctacAAATGCAAGCCTCTTTTCtaaatttcatattaaaaaaagatcaagttttataaaatttaaaaaaaaaacgaaactgTACTGTACCGaacaaaaccaaaccgaaaaaaaaaaatcgaaagaaAATTGAACTGAACTGAACCAAAGTTTCGGTTCGATTTTGGTTTTGGcgaaaaaccaaaccaaatgaaaccgaacccacccctggACGACTACATggattttagttttcattttgcatatcattatatatatatccacTTCGTTTCTCCTCTCTATGCTctctaacaaaaacaaaaacggtTATCAAACGGGCTATAATTCATTAGAGACAAAGTCGGCGTGGAGCATGACTGATGTTTGTTCTTCCATTCGCACTGAATATTTGTATACTTCAAACACAGTTTTGTTGAATTaatgtaaacaaataaaattcaaCATTCCCTTTAGATTATACCTACGATGCATGACACACGGACACGGGAATATGACACGATATAGAAATACGTCAAATTAACAAGAAGAATGGTTGTACGACCACAAGGGAATatgacacaacacaacacgGGAATACAAGGGAATACCACCATGTCCATGCATCGTAGAATTATATCAAGCTAGTTGTCTAACAACTTATGCCAGTAAATATTTCCTCACAAGATAAACTATTCAAATCTATCAGAACTGCTGTATTATGTATATTTGGAATTTCGGATTATATATGAAGCTTACCAAGCTCAACGTTCTTTTGGCATGTCGTCTCTATTAGCATCCTTCTTCTCCATCTCGGGTAACACTCTCTCCTGGCTGGGACTAGGCATTTTTCTTGCTGGTGGAGCTGAACAAACTGGTACAACTGATCTAATTCGAACAGCAGGTGCCATGAAGCTAGGTCGCAGTCCTCCCAGTTGCATTCTTTCAGGCAATTGTGCGGCTGAAGATGAAGGGATCCCAGTTCTCATTCTTGGTGGAGCGGGATTCCTGCTTGGAAAATTTTGTGGTCTAGACCCCGGAGAGGAAGAGGGCCTTACAGTTCTGATTATTACAGGTTCGGCAGCAGATGGCGGTCTTAGAATTCTAGCACTACTTACTCTTGGAGGATTTTGGGGTCTCAAATTGGGCCTACAAGAGTCGAAACCACGAGGATTCTGTAATCTAAAGTCAACTGGCCTAAAACTAGAATCCATGATTCTAGGGTGAGCATGTCCAGGCTGCCCAGTTGGGTTGTTGCATTCCAGCTGAAGGTTTCCAATTTTGCTTTCTAACTCTCCTAGGTTCTGTTTCTCAAGCTGAACTTGTTCCTGGACTTCAGCGCCACTGTTTCCGGGACTAAAGGGATCTGAAACTACGGAAGGAGAGTACCCGGGTGATTCTTCTGGCTTTTCTTCCTGTATCTCTCGAATAGTCACCGTGGACTTGCCCCTGATTGGCGGGTTAGGAAGCAAATGGTTTGAGAAGCAAAATGATGGGCCTGAGGTAGCAATTGTAATTCTGGGTCCTGCTGAGGTCGGCTCTTGCTCTCTTGCTGGAAAGTATAGACAGTGATCCGGGCGAAGCACAGATTGCATAAATGGATATATCTGAGGAATAGATGGAATAACTGGTGAAACAGGAAGTGCCAGCAGGCGATTTTGTTGCTGTAATAATTGCTCTTGCTGCCACAATTCGTACATTGCTATTTCAGGGGAATAATTAGAATAACCCCAGTTATAGATTTGCAAAGGATATAAGCTTGGTGTTGGCAGAGTGGATTTCTGGAAGATGGGAATGTATGTTTGCTGTCCATGTCGGCGATCATTTTGAGTATTAATAGACTCAGATGGCCGCAAACTTCCAAGAATACGACCAATAATGGCTTGTTCCTGTTCTTCATTGCCTCTAGGCTCCaccgaggaagaagatgagtcaCGTTGAGCCACTGCATGGATAACATACAATTTACATATATAGGACTTGTCTTCGATGGAATGCATATTTGGGAAATTTCATTGATTGAGTTGGCAAGCAGCCAAAAGAAGGAAATAAAAATGCATGCAATCTTCAAGGGAAACCACAAAATGCTTGTTTGCTAGTGCACATTTAGAAGAAAgagcaaaaaaagaaagataacagGAAAATGCATACATCTTTTCAGGGCTGCCCAAGCAGCCATTGCAGCATTTTTCTGAGCTTGTTTCTTTGTCCTAGCCGGTTGCCCAGTAAAGCTCATTCCTGCTAGCTCAACTGTACATGAGAACACAGGCACATGGCCTGGTCCAGATCGAACAGTTGTATAAACAGGAAGGTTCAACCCAGCTCTGTGAGCAGTCTCCTGAAGCAAGTTCTTATAAACCCCCGTTTCATCCTGTGCAGCACAACACACAATATAATTATTCAACAACTATTTTCTGTGGCAGTTTGCATTAAGTTAGGGatgaaaaaaggaaaattctGGACAGTAAAAGTAAACAACATATTAAGAAGGTATCAAAGAGTCATTCCATTTAAATATAGAGTCCATCGAGAGGAGGAAGCAAATGCTAGTTAGTTTTAACcggttttcttcttttccttcctGGTTTTCTGTAAAActaaattctttgaaaccttaaTCTATCTGTCACAAACAAACTCCCGCAAATGCAAGGTCTAAGGATGATTCAACACGCACAGCCATACCCCTCTTTTGGGAGAGGATTTTTCTGCAATTCGAATTTGTTACCATCTGGTAGCTCAAGGCAAACTGTACTGTTGTGCCAAGATGCACCCTCATCAATTCTCAGGGTAGTTTccaggaaaaaagaagaaagtaaaGTCTTGGAACATTTTTCCCTTAACAGTTCAATGTTATGATTTTAGTTTTGTCTCTGGGGGTGGAGGAATCTGCACTCATCGACTATTGGATCACACGTATAAACCACAACAGACCTATGGTAAttagtattaaaaaattaatcgtTACTCCAACAAACAAAAAGAGAATCATGAACATATCTACCTGAAACTAACAAATTTTGAGCACATAAAGAAACTGTTGTTACCAAAGTAAAAGAAGTAAAGCACTATAATATGCTACTAACCAATACTCTTGCAGCCAGTGCTCTGGAAGGGCCTCTTTTTGCAAGTGTGTTCAATGCTACCTCCGCTGCAGCATGCTCGGCCTGTCTAAGAGTAGGGCAGAATGTAGGACTTTCAAAAGTATCTCCGTTGAAGTTGACAGTTACTTTGAATCGAGGAGCATGATCTGGTCCTTCCCGAATGCATGAATAAGATGGCAAATTGAAGCAACTTCTCTGTGCCAACTCCTGCAATTGGTTCTTATACATACCTGTGTATACATGTAACATTTTATGCAACAATTATAAACGTGTTCTGATTTCAACGACTGAGAGACagagatttcaaatttcaaactatACAAAAACTGTCCACATACCAGGAAAAGCAAGCcatacccaaaaacaaaaacatcccAATTAAAAATACCACAGAATAATGCTGAATTCAATTCTTTCTTACAACCATATTCCATAGCCATAATTTGTGATTTTAATTATTTCATGCAAGGGCTTAGAGCTGTAACCTCGCAGCACAGCAAGACCATGGAAAAATGCAAATTCACGAACAAACACACGCCTTTCACGCAAACTAAAGCCAAACGGGCAGTTGTTTGTGGGCATTCTCATAGTTAGAGCAGCGTCTGGTAAAGAACTCGTCCGGTTTCTCTATAAGCTTCCTCTTTCCAAACACCATAAGAAGTCAATTCTGAAATTCCATTTTCAGCTTGCATTTTGCATCttcaaaatacaaaatgaacCAGGCACCTAACCACTTTCCATTTTTCATTGATCGTCAAATTAATGGAAATTCtcaatttttaccaaaaaattaacttaaaagTATCCCAAGAAACCATTTTTCCACAAAAATTAGGTCTTTCCCTTCTGAAGCATTCTCAGCAGAAAATTATATCCAAATCACGAAATATACATTGAGCTAAATTAGCTCAGAAATAAAAAATTCGGAACACAAAAAGGAGTATTTTTTCCATCCCTTTTTTTCCATCcattttttccaaattttttcaGCAACCAAACGGAGGTAACCCAATAACGATATCCAAATCCCACATCAATCCCAAACCCAATTAATACCCAGGTAATCAGAAAATAATCACAATAATTCCAATTGAAAATCAAATGAGCTCAAAAACAAACAATAACCAGCTCGGAAAACTCGAAATATGTCGAAACAAATGCGAAAATTGATCTGGGTAAGAGccaaaagaggaagaaaaccACTCACCTTCGCGGCCCGAGAAAGTGACGGAATAAAAGGGTGAGCAAGAAAGCGAGATACAATACAATACAACACTGGCGGTATGGTAAAGTGAGGGActtttgttttggatttttattttttttctctctctactttctctctcgTCATCTGCCGACGGAAGGAGCTACAGAGGCTCTGTAGAGAGAGAGCGAGCGAGCGAACAGCGACAGTTCTACAGTTTCGAGCTCTGTCATTTTTATACGGCGGAGAAGGACGACATCTGACGCGTCGCCGTTTTGTTAGTTACGGTGTCCAGCTCTGCCTACTTGGATGAGCAATTTTTGGGTGTAACCGACACGTGTTACAATTTCTTTCATAATATAACGTTTTTAAGAAGcggtttgataattatttcattttcaagttttagttaGCATTTTtatgaaaactgaaaattagAATCTTATAcggtgacttttttttttttttttttttttttttgggaaaactggAGATATCATTCCAAGGCAACATCCAACAGTACACAAAAAGGGTCCAGTTACAAGATTAACACAAAGCAAAAGTGGACCCAAACCAAAGCCCGGACCAACAAAACTAGAAACCATAGAGCCCAAAAGATCAAAAGAAGCCCTGGTCTACTGCGTCCACCGCCTCTGCTACGGTGAACCACCACGAGAAGCCAGCCTTCACACCGCCAACCGAGAAGCGCCTAGCCAAGCGCAGTAGGCTGCCACAAGCACCTGTTCGAACGCAGCCACAAAGGGGAACGCTGCCAACAAGAGCAGCAAACAATGAGAGAGTGGTGGTGTGGTGAACACCCAAGCCAGTGAGAACACCGGAACTCTACACACTCTCCCGAGAAGCCGCAACACATCGCGGTAAACCGTGACTGCTGATCGAATAGGAGATGGGTGAAGAAGACGAACGCCGGGGGGTGTGAGGGACAATCCAAATCGAGGTGGGGAGCAGAGGAAGACAGCAAAATCAGGGAAGAGAAGAGGAGACAAAGGGCAGGAGGAGAGACTGCCACCGCCCCCAGCCATAGCTAGGGACGACAGCTCTGGATTGTGGCAAGATTGGAGACACTCACACAACCGTGAGAAGGAACTCTCAGGTAGAGAGGAGGTCTCTCACGAGGGAGAGAAGGGATCCGGATCCtaactatttttagtttttataaaaaaaattaaccattcAGGGCCAAATTTAAAAAACGTAGTAGCAAacaagatttcaatttttttttaagtgaaaataataacataaaacGAAATAAATATCAAACGGTACAGGCTTTTTATGTAAAGAGATTCccattttcttcaaaaaatatggATTAGATATGGGACCTACTCCatatcgaactttaacgatccgaaccgtctatttcgTAAGTTTCGATTCATatatcatccttgcaaaaattcaattcaatccgaaatcatttgtctatttaattatcaaaataaaatttcattgtttcttatataacaaagtattcgttaatttctttgaactcaattagatgtcttaaaatTTTCCGATTTGGGCTATTATTTtgtaagaatgatctatgaggtgcaacttgaaaaatagacagttCGGATTGTTAAAGTTCAATGTGATGTAGATCTTACAACTaattctcatttaaaaaaaaaagaaaaaggaatcccTTCCCTTGAAGGTTTCCTCAAACGGTCATATATTTTAGAAGTGAAACGTATCAATCATTTCATCTCTCCTATTATAACACGTACAGAAATATATTACCTGACAAGTGTTCTAGGTAGACAAAATTTCTCCtacttaaataaattatattgtttgcgaaaaaaaaaaaaaagagattctTTTGTTAATTAGTTATGGAAAGAAACGGTCGAAGCATTCAAACCAACCAAAccaaatcaattaaagcactttggttcggttttcatactaacaaaataaaatcttgaaccaaatcgaaccaaactgcaattatttttgtttggttaaaaTTCGGTTTTGCTGAggctaattttattatttattagtacTTTGGCATTTTCTTATTAGTAATGTCTCCAATCATATTACATAGATTCAAAAGTGTGTAAACGTAAGGTTGAAATGCCGGAGACGCTAAAATGTCTTTATGAATCTTTCCGGTTCCCGAAAGATAGGTGTAAGGACTACCTGTGTCAATGACAAAACCGCCGCTGCTGTCGATCCTCATTCTGAACAATGCATGATTTATTTTACGGCGCTTTCCGGCGAGACTAACTCCCAACACATTGACATGGTATCTGGGAATTCCTACAAGCACTATCCGCGTTGTCCAAATCGAAGAAATGTATACGTTCCCTTTCGTGTAGCCCATGACGGTAGGCAGTAACAGAAGCTGCATGTTTGTCTGATGAGCTTGTTGCGTTAGGACAGACCGCGGCCCTGCCCACAAGCCAAAATGGTCGGCTAGCAAATTTTTAGGTCCATCATTTAGACAGAAAGTTATGTTCCGGttatgacacgccccgaccctgatattctccGAATGCCAGAATAGAcgcgtgctggccgacacccaagggtgacgaaagccattaattgatacaaaagctaagaataagaattaaataagggttagaaatttaaaaacaatgagTTAATAATTTTAAGAACGtgctcagagcatacaactaaacctaatcactaaaaagaattaagatataattgaatgaataaagaagtgggtcctacatcgagaggatcCGAAGATGCTGCTGCGGAAGTGTATTCACGCCgggattaggtgccttgattctaagtcctgaatgggggcgcaaaataaaggtgagtggaccaagtttatatatataataataataaaacaattataaacatactaacccccaaagttatatataatgaaaactactagcataataagtgatggatttaataaaaatcctagcatgccaaaaatatctcaaaagccaTAACGCGGaaaacatcatataaatcatcgcGTAAACATCTCGTAAATCGTCTCGTAAacgcggtgtgctgctagtaagatcaccgaataaatataactcccggcccaatgcctgctccgtggtctctgcgcccgtagccagagattaccaactcccggcccaatgcctcttcatgtccctcagcccgtagctaggtattatttctcccggcccaaatgccaacaccagatcctcgccccaggcggcatagtgtctactaggtacgcacaaatatttacgcatctcataaataaccacttcatagcataggttaccgatcatcgtctacactataaagaggggtttaaaaacatgttctagcatcctatcgtcatctatTAGATAGTCTATCAggtcatggtttttatagaaaatacgatatattaaaatatagctcaatataggctaacaattaattcctcaccaaaacacgagacgatATTCAATAAATTCAGTAACAGGATTGATATAAATCAATTCACAAAattcgtaggcatgctaatcatttatgcaattactataaaatcatgtaattttagaaggggtccactcacagtacttagttgccaaaagctgcgccactagcgaagacggaaacgtcacaataaatgcccctaagcacataaagagtccaataaataaaactatataatagcaattgaatttgggaaaacggacattggaaacggattcaaaacgttgaattaccctaagaagggtcccggacgaaaacccttttaacccaaaaaccttagaattccaaaacccaatagatcctaatcctatttaacctaaaccttaatccggatttcaagcctaaaacccgttTGACCTAGTTTGACCGTTGAcccccggtcaacgt
Proteins encoded in this region:
- the LOC126592857 gene encoding double-stranded RNA-binding protein 3-like isoform X2, giving the protein MYKNQLQELAQRSCFNLPSYSCIREGPDHAPRFKVTVNFNGDTFESPTFCPTLRQAEHAAAEVALNTLAKRGPSRALAARVLDETGVYKNLLQETAHRAGLNLPVYTTVRSGPGHVPVFSCTVELAGMSFTGQPARTKKQAQKNAAMAAWAALKRLAQRDSSSSSVEPRGNEEQEQAIIGRILGSLRPSESINTQNDRRHGQQTYIPIFQKSTLPTPSLYPLQIYNWGYSNYSPEIAMYELWQQEQLLQQQNRLLALPVSPVIPSIPQIYPFMQSVLRPDHCLYFPAREQEPTSAGPRITIATSGPSFCFSNHLLPNPPIRGKSTVTIREIQEEKPEESPGYSPSVVSDPFSPGNSGAEVQEQVQLEKQNLGELESKIGNLQLECNNPTGQPGHAHPRIMDSSFRPVDFRLQNPRGFDSCRPNLRPQNPPRVSSARILRPPSAAEPVIIRTVRPSSSPGSRPQNFPSRNPAPPRMRTGIPSSSAAQLPERMQLGGLRPSFMAPAVRIRSVVPVCSAPPARKMPSPSQERVLPEMEKKDANRDDMPKER
- the LOC126592857 gene encoding double-stranded RNA-binding protein 3-like isoform X1: MRMPTNNCPFGFSLRERRVFVREFAFFHGLAVLRGMYKNQLQELAQRSCFNLPSYSCIREGPDHAPRFKVTVNFNGDTFESPTFCPTLRQAEHAAAEVALNTLAKRGPSRALAARVLDETGVYKNLLQETAHRAGLNLPVYTTVRSGPGHVPVFSCTVELAGMSFTGQPARTKKQAQKNAAMAAWAALKRLAQRDSSSSSVEPRGNEEQEQAIIGRILGSLRPSESINTQNDRRHGQQTYIPIFQKSTLPTPSLYPLQIYNWGYSNYSPEIAMYELWQQEQLLQQQNRLLALPVSPVIPSIPQIYPFMQSVLRPDHCLYFPAREQEPTSAGPRITIATSGPSFCFSNHLLPNPPIRGKSTVTIREIQEEKPEESPGYSPSVVSDPFSPGNSGAEVQEQVQLEKQNLGELESKIGNLQLECNNPTGQPGHAHPRIMDSSFRPVDFRLQNPRGFDSCRPNLRPQNPPRVSSARILRPPSAAEPVIIRTVRPSSSPGSRPQNFPSRNPAPPRMRTGIPSSSAAQLPERMQLGGLRPSFMAPAVRIRSVVPVCSAPPARKMPSPSQERVLPEMEKKDANRDDMPKER